From one Cupriavidus basilensis genomic stretch:
- the tnpA gene encoding IS66-like element accessory protein TnpA produces the protein MMDNECEVPPLRVTRVRSNGKRDFDPRDKRQLVEACLRPGVSVAGMALKVGINTNQLRKWIRLHQAATEAAAADSAELAVPAFVPVIEISGVKRVPESPLARECLPAQAPASTQPSVRPSLKPALLTARLPNGVTVELECGGQDVALVKAMIEALGAR, from the coding sequence ATGATGGACAACGAATGTGAAGTTCCGCCGCTGAGAGTGACCCGTGTTCGCTCCAACGGGAAGCGAGACTTTGACCCCAGGGATAAGCGCCAACTGGTCGAGGCGTGTCTGCGGCCAGGGGTATCGGTAGCTGGGATGGCGCTCAAGGTCGGCATCAATACGAACCAGTTGCGCAAGTGGATTCGGCTGCACCAAGCGGCAACGGAAGCCGCGGCGGCCGACAGCGCGGAGCTTGCAGTGCCAGCGTTCGTACCGGTCATCGAGATTAGCGGGGTAAAGCGAGTTCCGGAGTCGCCGCTGGCGCGGGAATGCCTGCCAGCCCAGGCGCCTGCTTCCACCCAACCATCGGTACGACCGTCGCTGAAACCTGCACTACTGACGGCGCGGCTGCCCAACGGCGTGACGGTCGAACTTGAATGCGGCGGACAGGACGTTGCGCTGGTGAAGGCGATGATCGAAGCGCTGGGAGCGCGTTGA
- the tnpB gene encoding IS66 family insertion sequence element accessory protein TnpB (TnpB, as the term is used for proteins encoded by IS66 family insertion elements, is considered an accessory protein, since TnpC, encoded by a neighboring gene, is a DDE family transposase.) — MFRFDANVQVYLHRNAVDFRLGINGLVALVEQSMQLDPFARAVYAFHNRRRNRIKLLLWDRNGFWLLLKRLEEDRFVWPRRQQAVIELTTEQLHWLLDGIDVDAVKRHPSRKYQHTA; from the coding sequence ATGTTCCGATTCGACGCTAACGTACAGGTCTACCTGCACCGCAATGCGGTGGATTTCCGCCTCGGGATCAACGGGTTGGTTGCCCTGGTCGAACAGTCGATGCAGCTTGATCCGTTTGCCCGCGCCGTCTATGCCTTTCATAACCGTCGGCGCAACCGCATCAAGCTGTTGCTGTGGGACCGCAACGGCTTCTGGTTGCTGCTCAAGCGCCTGGAGGAAGACCGCTTCGTGTGGCCACGGCGCCAGCAGGCGGTGATCGAGCTGACAACCGAGCAGTTGCACTGGCTGCTGGACGGCATCGACGTGGACGCGGTGAAGCGCCACCCGTCACGCAAATATCAGCACACGGCTTGA
- the tnpC gene encoding IS66 family transposase — MNEHDLSQLPPAAQAYIRELEAKAATNAQHIAELNERIKLLEEQFRLAQSKRFAPSSEKLKDRVFDEAEQMATAEPADDDEDDALAPPDTGLPEPDKPAGRKRGRKPLPADMPRQRIEYDLTEDQKICPCCQGSMHRMGEEVSEQLHIEAKVSVLQHVRFKYACRHCERNAERTPVLTAPMPAQPLPGSNASPAMLATVTTGKYVDGTPLYRMEDALGRAGIEVGRGTLANWIIRPAQLHYSRLYEALRRTLLSQPLIHGDETTVQVLKEEGKAAQSKSYMWVYRSAEDCEHPVVLFDYQPGRGQEYPQAFLAGYEGMLMTDGYSAWRTLEGVTHFGCVAHARRMFVDAQKGQKKPSARVLKALEYFQALYQVETLAKADLPEGETRVNYTYRLRQQHSVPLLEALKAWLDQQAPQVLPESLLGKAIAYARNQWEYLSRYVIDGRAPIDNNPVERDIRPFCTGRKAWLFADTVAGAKASAMIYSLMLTCRACEVEPYAYLLHVLTELPQRALEADISDLLPFNFPRRQTAPPHPA; from the coding sequence ATGAACGAACACGACCTCTCCCAATTGCCGCCGGCCGCCCAGGCCTATATCCGCGAGCTCGAAGCGAAGGCTGCCACCAACGCCCAGCACATCGCCGAGCTGAACGAGCGCATCAAGCTCCTTGAGGAACAGTTCCGCCTCGCACAGTCCAAACGCTTCGCACCAAGCAGCGAGAAGCTCAAGGACCGAGTGTTCGACGAAGCCGAACAAATGGCCACTGCGGAGCCGGCCGACGACGATGAGGATGACGCGCTCGCGCCGCCAGACACGGGGCTGCCAGAGCCTGATAAGCCCGCAGGCCGCAAACGTGGCCGCAAGCCGCTGCCGGCGGACATGCCGCGCCAGCGAATCGAGTACGACCTGACCGAGGACCAGAAGATCTGCCCATGTTGCCAGGGTTCGATGCACCGCATGGGCGAGGAAGTCAGCGAGCAGTTGCACATCGAAGCAAAGGTCTCCGTTCTGCAGCACGTCCGCTTCAAATACGCGTGTCGGCACTGCGAGCGCAATGCCGAACGCACGCCGGTGTTGACTGCGCCGATGCCGGCGCAACCACTGCCGGGCAGCAACGCCAGCCCAGCGATGCTGGCAACGGTGACCACCGGCAAGTACGTTGATGGCACGCCGCTCTATCGGATGGAAGACGCGCTGGGTCGCGCCGGCATCGAAGTTGGCCGCGGCACACTGGCCAACTGGATCATCCGGCCTGCGCAACTGCACTACAGCCGGCTGTACGAGGCGCTGCGCCGCACGCTGCTGTCGCAGCCACTGATCCATGGCGACGAGACGACGGTGCAGGTGCTCAAGGAGGAAGGCAAGGCCGCGCAGAGCAAATCGTACATGTGGGTGTATCGCAGCGCGGAGGACTGCGAGCATCCGGTGGTGCTGTTCGACTACCAGCCGGGGCGCGGACAGGAGTATCCGCAGGCGTTTCTCGCCGGCTACGAGGGCATGCTAATGACCGATGGCTACAGCGCCTGGCGCACGCTCGAAGGCGTTACCCACTTTGGCTGTGTTGCGCACGCGAGGAGAATGTTCGTTGATGCGCAAAAGGGGCAGAAAAAGCCCAGCGCTCGAGTACTAAAGGCGCTCGAGTACTTCCAGGCCCTGTATCAGGTCGAGACGCTCGCCAAGGCAGACCTGCCCGAAGGCGAAACGCGCGTCAACTACACGTACCGGCTGCGTCAACAGCACAGCGTGCCGCTGCTGGAAGCCCTCAAGGCATGGCTGGACCAGCAGGCGCCGCAGGTACTGCCGGAAAGCCTGCTGGGCAAGGCCATCGCCTACGCGCGCAACCAGTGGGAATACCTGAGCCGATATGTTATCGATGGGCGTGCGCCCATCGATAACAATCCGGTCGAACGTGACATCCGCCCATTCTGCACAGGGCGAAAGGCATGGCTCTTTGCAGACACTGTCGCGGGGGCGAAGGCGAGCGCCATGATCTACAGCCTGATGCTTACGTGCCGCGCCTGTGAGGTCGAGCCGTATGCTTATCTGCTCCACGTGCTCACAGAGCTGCCACAGCGCGCGCTGGAGGCTGACATCAGCGACCTGTTGCCGTTCAACTTCCCCCGGCGGCAAACCGCGCCGCCGCACCCTGCCTGA
- a CDS encoding tyrosine-type recombinase/integrase, producing the protein MQTNDRGIARPSARPTYVRPLAALPTPLEQLRLPSALSGHDGSNRAPATATRIAATDDLSAVTAWLARYADSAATVTVYRREVERLILWAVLQLGKPLSSLTHEDLLVYERFLADPQPAARWVLAGSKKLARSHPDWRPFAGPLSPGSVRQALVILNALFAWLTEAGYVAGNPLALARRRRAPTKARITRYLSHDMWAIVKDTVEAMPTENARERLHAARCRWVLTVLYLGGLRASEVTATPMGAFFCRRDAQGIERWWLEVTGKGSKTRLVPATDELIAELARYRRAHALPPTPQFGETRPLVLPVIGKADSEKPLSRGALHLILKEVFGMAAARLRARGPEWEAQAAVLASASAHWLRHTAGSHMTDQQVDLRFVRDNFGHSSLSTTSGYLHSEEDARHEATQERHRIGWGSKK; encoded by the coding sequence TGCAAACTAACGACCGTGGAATCGCCCGCCCTTCCGCCCGCCCCACCTACGTCCGCCCCCTCGCCGCCCTACCCACTCCGCTGGAGCAGTTACGGCTGCCGTCGGCGCTGTCCGGGCACGACGGCAGCAACCGAGCGCCCGCCACGGCCACCCGCATCGCGGCGACCGACGACCTGTCCGCCGTGACCGCCTGGCTCGCGCGCTACGCCGACAGCGCGGCGACGGTGACCGTTTATCGCCGCGAGGTGGAGCGGCTGATCCTGTGGGCCGTGCTACAGCTCGGCAAGCCGCTGTCTTCCCTGACGCACGAGGACCTGCTCGTCTATGAGCGCTTTCTGGCCGATCCGCAGCCGGCCGCCCGCTGGGTCCTGGCCGGCAGCAAGAAGCTCGCGCGCAGCCATCCGGACTGGCGCCCGTTCGCCGGGCCGCTGTCGCCCGGCAGCGTGCGCCAGGCGCTGGTGATCCTGAACGCGCTGTTCGCCTGGCTCACCGAGGCGGGCTACGTGGCCGGTAACCCGCTCGCCCTCGCCCGCCGTCGGCGCGCGCCAACCAAGGCGCGCATCACCCGCTATCTGAGCCACGACATGTGGGCGATCGTCAAAGACACGGTCGAAGCGATGCCAACCGAAAACGCGCGAGAACGCCTGCATGCGGCGCGCTGCCGCTGGGTGCTGACCGTGCTCTATCTGGGCGGCTTGCGTGCGTCGGAGGTGACGGCCACCCCCATGGGGGCGTTCTTCTGCCGCCGCGATGCCCAGGGCATCGAGCGCTGGTGGCTGGAGGTGACCGGCAAAGGCAGCAAGACGCGGCTGGTGCCGGCGACCGACGAGCTGATTGCCGAACTGGCGCGCTACCGCCGCGCCCACGCATTGCCGCCGACTCCGCAGTTCGGGGAGACGCGGCCACTGGTGCTGCCGGTGATTGGAAAAGCGGACAGCGAGAAACCGCTGTCACGCGGAGCGCTGCACCTGATCCTGAAAGAGGTGTTTGGCATGGCCGCGGCGCGCCTGCGCGCGCGGGGGCCGGAATGGGAAGCACAGGCCGCGGTGCTGGCCAGTGCCTCGGCCCATTGGCTGCGCCACACCGCTGGCTCGCATATGACCGACCAGCAGGTCGACCTGCGCTTTGTGCGGGACAACTTCGGGCACAGCTCGCTGTCGACGACGAGCGGCTACCTGCACAGCGAGGAGGATGCGCGGCATGAGGCCACGCAGGAGCGGCATCGGATTGGTTGGGGAAGCAAGAAATAG